A portion of the Malania oleifera isolate guangnan ecotype guangnan chromosome 3, ASM2987363v1, whole genome shotgun sequence genome contains these proteins:
- the LOC131151499 gene encoding glutamate receptor 2.7-like encodes MALSDFYASHSSYKTRLRLNIRDSKNDVVTAAASALDLIKNVQVQAIIGPSTSMEADFVTDLGDKAQVPIISFSATSSSLSSATNPYFIRAAQNDSSQVKAITAIVKAFGWREAVPVYIDNEFGDGVIPYLTDALQEIDTRVPYRSVISASATDDQIVEELYKLMTMQTRVFIVHMSSSIGSRFFYKVKETGMMSEGYVWIMTTGLTNLLSSLDPSIIDSSMQGVLGVQTYVPRTKELENFSIRWKTKFQQDNPNVTDGRLNVYGLWAYDAAFALARAVEEAGAANYSFQRTNTSGNLTDLDTFGVSQTGPKLLQAILNTTFIGLSGNFQFVNGQLPSSVYQIVNVVGSGARGIGFWTAANGITRELNSTNSNMYSTPASNLRAIIWPGESTSPPKGWVIPTNGKRLRVGVPVKDGFSEFVEVTRDPNTNTTKVTGYCIDIFNAVMDLLPYSVPYDFIPFEKPDGQPAGTYDDLIYQVYIQKYDAVVGDTTIIANRSKYVDFTLPYTESGVSMIVPIIDNRSKNAWVFLKPLTLELWLTSFLFFIFIGFVIWVLEHRVNEDFRGPPSHQAGMIFWFSFSTMVFAHREKVVSNLSRFVVIVWVFVVLILTQSYTASLTSMLTVQQLQPTVTDINYLIKKGEYVGYQQGSFVLGFLRQMNFDESKLRLYNSPDELDEALSKGSANGGIAAAFDEIPYMRLFLAKYCSKYTMVQPTYKTDGFGFAFPQGSPLVSDVSRAVLNLTEGDVMVKFEAAYFGQASCPDTSTSFSSNSLGLDSFWGLFLIAGAVSSFALIIFTSKFFYEHRHIFMRSDPEALIWSRIVEMARCFDSRDPFSHTFRRSELHDGAGVVHIAGGAGSVEAASPRTNCPPSPSSLSNHTDMNFPFREQGTPPTGHGSPIRNGQASQEVVSAIELSDLNQERQRTTETAHENN; translated from the exons CTCTAGATCTTATAAAAAATGTGCAAGTGCAAGCCATCATAGGGCCATCAACTTCCATGGAAGCTGATTTCGTAACTGATCTTGGAGATAAAGCTCAGGTGCCCATTATTTCATTCTCCGCTACAAGCTCATCTCTTTCTTCTGCTACGAATCCATACTTTATCCGAGCCGCCCAGAATGATTCATCTCAAGTGAAGGCCATAACTGCAATTGTCAAAGCCTTCGGATGGCGAGAAGCTGTGCCCGTTTACATTGACAATGAGTTTGGGGATGGAGTAATACCTTATCTGACCGATGCTTTGCAGGAGATTGACACCCGCGTCCCCTACCGGAGTGTCATTTCTGCATCAGCCACCGATGATCAAATTGTCGAAGAGCTTTACAAGTTGATGACCATGCAAACCAGGGTGTTCATTGTGCACATGTCCTCTTCCATCGGTTCCCGATTCTTTTATAAAGTGAAAGAAACCGGAATGATGAGCGAAGGCTATGTTTGGATCATGACCACTGGACTAACAAATCTTTTAAGCTCCCTTGATCCTTCTATCATAGATTCTTCAATGCAAGGAGTTTTGGGTGTACAGACATACGTTCCAAGAACGAAGGAACTTGAAAATTTCAGCATTCGATGGAAAACAAAATTCCAACAAGACAATCCAAACGTTACTGATGGCCGGTTGAACGTTTATGGACTATGGGCTTATGATGCTGCTTTTGCTCTAGCCAGGGCAGTTGAGGAAGCGGGAGCTGCAAACTATAGCTTCCAAAGGACGAACACATCGGGAAATTTGACAGATCTTGATACTTTTGGAGTCTCGCAAACTGGTCCAAAGCTTCTCCAGGCAATATTGAATACTACATTCATAGGTTTGAGTGGAAATTTCCAGTTTGTAAATGGGCAGCTACCATCATCTGTTTACCAGATAGTTAATGTGGTTGGCAGTGGTGCAAGAGGGATTGGATTTTGGACAGCAGCAAATGGAATTACAAGAGAATTGAATTCCACAAACTCAAACATGTACTCTACTCCTGCATCAAATCTTCGAGCAATAATATGGCCAGGAGAATCTACTTCCCCCCCAAAGGGTTGGGTCATTCCAACAAATGGGAAGAGACTGAGAGTTGGGGTTCCAGTAAAGGATGGTTTCAGTGAATTTGTAGAGGTAACGCGAGATCCTAACACCAACACAACAAAGGTCACAGGTTACTGCATCGATATCTTCAACGCTGTAATGGACTTGTTGCCATACTCGGTTCCTTATGATTTCATTCCCTTCGAGAAGCCCGACGGTCAGCCTGCGGGTACTTACGATGATTTGATCTATCAAGTATATATTCAG AAATATGATGCTGTTGTGGGAGATACAACTATTATTGCAAACAGATCAAAGTACGTAGATTTTACGCTTCCATACACGGAGTCTGGTGTGTCGATGATTGTACCGATCATAGACAACAGAAGTAAAAATGCGTGGGTTTTCTTGAAGCCTCTAACTCTGGAACTTTGGTTGACAAgtttccttttcttcatcttcattggCTTTGTGATTTGGGTTCTTGAACACCGAGTAAATGAAGATTTTAGGGGGCCCCCTTCACATCAAGCGGGCATGATCTTCTGGTTCTCATTCTCAACCATGGTGTTTGCACACA GGGAGAAAGTGGTCAGCAACTTGTCTAGGTTTGTGGTGATTGTATGGGTTTTCGTCGTGCTCATACTGACTCAGAGTTACACAGCCAGTTTAACTTCAATGCTAACAGTTCAACAGCTGCAGCCAACAGTAACAGACATTAATTATCTGATTAAGAAAGGGGAGTACGTGGGCTACCAACAGGGTTCGTTTGTTTTGGGATTCCTAAGACAAATGAACTTCGATGAATCCAAGCTTCGGCTCTATAACTCGCCGGATGAATTAGACGAAGCTCTTTCTAAAGGGAGTGCGAATGGTGGTATTGCTGCGGCCTTTGATGAGATCCCCTACATGAGGCTTTTTCTTGCAAAATACTGCTCGAAGTACACCATGGTCCAACCAACATATAAGACTGATGGTTTTGGCTTT GCCTTCCCTCAGGGTTCCCCTTTGGTGTCTGATGTTTCAAGAGCAGTATTAAATTTGACCGAGGGAGATGTAATGGTAAAATTTGAGGCTGCATATTTTGGGCAAGCAAGTTGTCCGGACACCAGCACCTCCTTTTCTTCAAACAGTCTCGGTCTCGACAGCTTTTGGGGCCTATTTCTCATTGCTGGAGCAGTTTCCTCCTTTGCTCTAATAATCTTCACTTCTAAGTTCTTCTATGAGCATAGGCACATCTTCATGCGGTCTGATCCTGAAGCTTTGATATGGAGCAGAATTGTGGAAATGGCTCGTTGTTTCGACAGCAGAGACCCCTTCTCCCACACTTTCAGAAGAAGTGAGTTGCACGATGGAGCTGGTGTTGTGCATATTGCAGGTGGTGCGGGTTCAGTTGAAGCCGCCTCACCAAGAACAAACTGCCCTCCAAGTCCTTCTAGCCTTTCAAATCACACGGACATGAACTTCCCTTTCAGAGAACAGGGAACACCTCCCACAGGGCATGGCAGTCCAATTCGAAATGGCCAAGCATCTCAAGAGGTTGTGTCGGCAATTGAGCTATCCGACCTAAATCAAGAGAGGCAGAGGACTACTGAGACAGCGCATGAGAACAATTGA